A region of Paenimyroides aestuarii DNA encodes the following proteins:
- a CDS encoding FtsW/RodA/SpoVE family cell cycle protein — translation MRKLLSQFQGDKAIWAYVVLLALFSFMPVFSASTNLVHVVGTGSIVGLLFKHFGHIFVGIVIIFFVHRIPFDRLKYIAPVAWIPVSGLLLITAAQGMMIGGANASRWLKIPLLNISFQPSSLGWIALIAYVAWFLWRFADEKYTFAWSLLWLGAPALCIIGPILPSNLSTAAIILFTIALLLFVGKYPMKYMTKIITAGAIALVLAIGMFKAFPDMAPSRYKTWEARFSRFGSEDKDEDRYQIENAKIAIAQGQMFGVGPGKSVQKNFLPQSSSDFIYAIIVEEFGFLGGISILIVYILLLFRFLVVSNKAPNLFGKYLAFGLGFSIIFQAFINMGVAVEIFPTTGQPLPLVSSGGTSIWMTCVSLGIILSISRKEEQVKQQLADQQRKQDEFKRILEEQQAEDELKNENDSDSNPIYAVLNK, via the coding sequence ATGAGAAAGTTATTATCCCAATTTCAAGGCGATAAAGCTATATGGGCGTACGTTGTACTACTTGCCCTGTTCTCGTTTATGCCGGTTTTTAGCGCAAGTACCAACTTGGTGCACGTTGTTGGAACAGGTTCTATCGTGGGATTGTTGTTTAAACACTTCGGTCACATATTCGTGGGGATTGTAATCATCTTTTTTGTGCATCGCATTCCTTTTGATCGATTAAAATATATTGCACCCGTAGCATGGATTCCCGTTTCGGGCTTGCTATTAATTACCGCAGCACAAGGAATGATGATTGGCGGAGCAAATGCCAGCCGTTGGTTAAAAATTCCGTTGTTAAACATTTCGTTTCAACCTTCCTCATTAGGCTGGATTGCGCTAATAGCATATGTTGCTTGGTTTTTATGGCGATTTGCCGATGAAAAATACACGTTTGCTTGGTCGCTTCTTTGGTTGGGCGCTCCGGCATTGTGCATCATTGGTCCCATATTGCCCTCGAATTTATCAACCGCTGCTATTATCTTATTCACCATAGCATTGTTGTTGTTTGTAGGAAAATATCCTATGAAATACATGACCAAAATCATTACTGCAGGTGCCATTGCATTGGTTCTTGCAATTGGAATGTTCAAGGCATTTCCAGATATGGCGCCATCGCGCTACAAAACTTGGGAAGCACGTTTTAGTCGTTTTGGTTCGGAAGATAAAGACGAAGACCGTTATCAAATCGAAAATGCAAAAATTGCCATTGCTCAAGGGCAAATGTTTGGTGTTGGTCCTGGTAAAAGTGTTCAGAAAAACTTTTTGCCGCAATCGTCGTCCGATTTTATTTATGCCATTATTGTAGAAGAATTTGGTTTTTTGGGCGGAATTTCTATATTAATTGTTTATATATTATTGCTGTTCCGCTTTTTAGTAGTGAGCAACAAAGCACCCAATTTGTTTGGAAAATACTTAGCCTTTGGATTAGGGTTTTCGATCATTTTCCAAGCGTTTATCAACATGGGCGTTGCGGTTGAAATTTTCCCGACAACAGGTCAGCCTTTGCCATTGGTTAGCTCTGGAGGAACATCAATTTGGATGACGTGTGTATCGTTAGGAATTATTTTAAGTATCTCCAGAAAAGAAGAACAAGTAAAGCAACAATTGGCAGATCAACAACGAAAGCAAGACGAATTTAAACGCATTTTAGAAGAACAACAGGCAGAAGACGAGTTAAAGAATGAAAACGATTCGGACAGCAATCCGATTTATGCAGTTTTAAACAAATAA
- a CDS encoding virulence RhuM family protein, translated as MKPKDILLFNSIDQKVNISVHFQNGTFWLTQKTMAELFDVERSVITKHLKNIFQTAELEENSVCAKIAHTAEDGKSYNTKFYRLEAVLAVGYRVNSAQATEFRKWATQTLNEFIIKGFVMDDERMKQGKDFGQDYFDELLERIREIRSSERRFYQKITDLYALSSDYDKNSTQTKSFFAMVQNKLHWAITGKTAAEIIYTEADATKLYMGLKTWKDAPDGKILKSDVSVAKNYLSHEHITELNRIVSAYLDLAENNAQRGIAFNMQQWTKFLDSFLELSNYPILKDKGKVTMLEAKLKAESEYDKFRVVQDKSYQSDFDKLIKEIKKNN; from the coding sequence ATGAAACCAAAAGATATTTTATTGTTTAATAGCATCGATCAAAAAGTCAATATTTCTGTTCATTTTCAGAACGGAACCTTTTGGCTTACACAAAAAACAATGGCAGAATTGTTCGATGTTGAACGTTCGGTAATTACCAAACATTTAAAAAATATCTTTCAAACTGCTGAATTAGAAGAAAATTCAGTATGTGCAAAAATTGCACATACTGCTGAAGATGGTAAAAGTTATAATACAAAATTCTACCGTTTAGAAGCGGTTTTAGCAGTTGGCTACCGAGTAAATTCTGCTCAAGCAACTGAATTTAGAAAATGGGCAACGCAAACATTGAATGAATTTATCATCAAAGGTTTTGTAATGGACGATGAACGAATGAAGCAAGGTAAAGATTTCGGACAAGACTATTTTGATGAGCTTTTAGAGCGAATTCGTGAAATTCGTTCAAGTGAGCGTAGATTTTATCAAAAAATAACCGATTTATATGCATTAAGTAGCGATTATGATAAAAATAGCACTCAAACTAAAAGCTTTTTTGCTATGGTTCAAAATAAATTGCATTGGGCAATTACAGGAAAAACAGCTGCCGAAATTATTTATACCGAAGCCGATGCCACCAAATTGTATATGGGGTTAAAAACGTGGAAAGATGCTCCCGACGGGAAAATTTTGAAGAGTGATGTTTCGGTTGCTAAGAATTATCTATCGCATGAACACATTACTGAATTGAATAGAATTGTTTCTGCATATTTAGATTTGGCAGAAAATAATGCTCAAAGAGGAATTGCTTTTAACATGCAACAATGGACAAAATTTTTGGACAGCTTTTTAGAACTTTCCAATTATCCGATTCTAAAAGACAAAGGAAAGGTAACAATGCTGGAAGCTAAATTAAAAGCAGAAAGCGAATATGATAAATTTCGAGTAGTACAAGATAAATCTTATCAAAGTGATTTTGATAAATTGATTAAGGAAATAAAAAAGAATAATTAG
- the murC gene encoding UDP-N-acetylmuramate--L-alanine ligase — MNLKDIHNVFFIGIGGIGMSAIARYFKRIGKNVAGYDKTPTQLTHELEAEGIAIHYTDDLENITADYQNTEDTLVVYTPAVPKHHSELNYFQNNGFAVKKRAEVLGIITQNSFSLAVAGTHGKTTTSSILAHILVAANAPVTGFLGGVVEGYDTNLIGNGTEATVVEADEFDRSFLHLHPNIGCVISDDADHLDIYGTNDAIKSSFVEFASKISDKDKLFIAQGIENINGTEVSVNGTAVINAYNLRFENGKRVFDLDFKGEKITDIKLLMPGEHNVLNASLAFAMAKTYGLSNEEIKSGLDSFKGIRRRFSFKINTEKLVMIDDYAHHPTEIKAVSQAVHEMYPNKKITAVFQPHLFSRTRDFMDGFAESLSTFNNIVLLEIYPARELPIENINSEVLINKINSPNKILLPKEDLVPFLTENTPEVLLIIGAGDIGEMVEEIKKELEKNN, encoded by the coding sequence ATGAATTTAAAAGACATACATAATGTATTCTTTATAGGAATCGGCGGTATTGGCATGAGTGCCATTGCCCGATACTTTAAGCGTATTGGTAAAAATGTTGCCGGTTACGACAAAACCCCTACGCAGTTAACACACGAGTTAGAAGCCGAAGGTATTGCTATTCATTACACCGATGATTTAGAAAACATTACAGCAGATTATCAAAATACCGAAGATACATTGGTGGTTTACACACCGGCTGTTCCAAAACATCATTCCGAATTGAATTATTTTCAAAATAATGGTTTTGCTGTAAAAAAACGTGCCGAAGTGTTGGGTATTATCACGCAGAACAGTTTTTCGTTGGCAGTTGCGGGTACGCATGGAAAAACAACCACATCGAGTATTTTGGCGCACATTTTGGTTGCTGCAAATGCCCCTGTTACTGGCTTTTTAGGCGGAGTTGTAGAAGGATACGATACGAATTTAATTGGTAACGGAACCGAAGCTACAGTTGTGGAAGCCGATGAGTTTGATCGTTCTTTTTTGCACCTGCATCCAAATATTGGTTGTGTAATTTCAGACGATGCCGATCATTTGGATATTTACGGAACCAATGATGCCATTAAATCATCGTTTGTAGAATTTGCATCAAAAATCAGCGATAAAGACAAACTGTTTATCGCACAAGGAATTGAAAACATCAACGGTACAGAAGTTTCGGTAAACGGAACAGCTGTTATCAATGCCTATAATTTACGATTCGAAAACGGAAAACGTGTTTTTGATTTAGATTTTAAGGGCGAAAAAATTACCGATATAAAATTGTTAATGCCCGGCGAACACAATGTTTTGAACGCTTCATTGGCATTTGCAATGGCGAAAACTTATGGTTTAAGCAACGAAGAAATTAAATCGGGCTTAGACAGTTTTAAAGGAATCCGTCGTCGTTTTTCTTTTAAAATCAATACCGAAAAATTAGTGATGATTGACGATTATGCGCATCATCCAACAGAAATAAAAGCTGTAAGCCAAGCCGTTCACGAAATGTATCCAAATAAGAAGATTACAGCCGTGTTTCAGCCCCATTTATTCTCTAGAACAAGAGATTTTATGGATGGTTTTGCAGAAAGTTTATCAACATTCAACAATATAGTTTTGCTTGAAATCTACCCAGCACGCGAGTTGCCGATTGAAAACATCAATTCTGAAGTGTTGATAAATAAGATAAATTCGCCTAATAAAATTTTGTTGCCTAAAGAAGATTTAGTACCTTTTTTAACCGAAAATACACCAGAAGTTCTTTTAATTATCGGTGCTGGCGACATAGGCGAAATGGTAGAAGAAATTAAAAAAGAATTAGAAAAAAATAATTGA
- a CDS encoding GatB/YqeY domain-containing protein, which translates to MSLQTNITAALKEAMKAKDQVALESLRAIKSELLLAQTSGSDTAFTEADEIKLLQKLVKQRKDAAAIFIEQNRTDLAEPELAQAAIIEQFLPAQLSESEVEAVVKSIIAEGNFSGMAAMGQVMGLANAKLAGSADGKTISTIVKKLLTA; encoded by the coding sequence ATGAGCTTACAAACAAATATAACTGCCGCTTTAAAAGAAGCAATGAAAGCAAAAGACCAAGTAGCTTTAGAATCATTGCGCGCTATAAAATCAGAACTTTTATTAGCCCAAACATCCGGATCCGATACAGCATTTACAGAAGCCGACGAAATAAAACTACTTCAAAAATTAGTGAAACAACGCAAAGATGCTGCGGCAATTTTTATCGAACAAAACCGCACCGATTTAGCTGAACCCGAATTGGCACAAGCTGCTATTATAGAGCAATTTTTACCTGCACAGCTATCAGAAAGCGAAGTAGAAGCAGTGGTAAAAAGTATTATAGCAGAAGGCAACTTTAGTGGAATGGCAGCAATGGGACAAGTAATGGGCTTGGCAAATGCTAAATTAGCAGGATCAGCCGATGGAAAAACCATATCAACGATCGTTAAAAAGCTATTAACAGCTTAG
- the ftsA gene encoding cell division protein FtsA has protein sequence MNKENIAVGLDIGTTKIVAMVGKRNEYGKLEILGIGNAKSLGVKRGVVNNITQTIQSIQHAVAQASAESGCKINDVVLGIAGQHIRSIHHQEYITRDKPDTVISELDIDKLIAQVQKLNMLPGEEIIHVLPQEFKVDEEGGIKEPIGMYGRRLEASFHVVVGQSASIRNAGRCVKDSGLELSGLTLEPLASSDAVLSQEEKEAGVALIDIGGGTTDLAIFKDGIIRHTAVIPFGGNVITEDIKEGCSIIEKQAEQLKIRFGSAWPGENKENEIVSIPGLRGQEAKEISLKNLSKIIHARVVEIIDMVFSEIKAYGYDNPRKKLIAGIVLTGGGSELKHIKQLVEYITGIDTRIGYPNEHISGESAKLVSRPLFATAVGLMMESDINNSRSRLYVQEHPGVKIQPKAEPFNNANEAKNTGIQMNTITDKPQHSEQETNSEEQNDVEQGTSAYIENRFLGKFIKKFKDFIDKAE, from the coding sequence ATGAATAAAGAAAACATTGCAGTAGGATTAGATATTGGAACAACAAAAATTGTTGCAATGGTAGGTAAAAGAAACGAGTACGGAAAACTCGAAATTCTTGGTATTGGTAACGCAAAAAGTTTAGGTGTAAAACGTGGTGTGGTTAACAATATAACGCAAACCATACAATCAATTCAACATGCGGTGGCACAAGCATCAGCAGAATCGGGGTGCAAAATAAACGATGTGGTTTTAGGAATTGCTGGGCAACACATTCGCAGTATTCACCACCAAGAATACATCACGCGTGACAAACCCGATACAGTGATTTCAGAATTAGACATCGACAAACTTATTGCACAAGTTCAAAAATTAAACATGCTACCCGGTGAAGAAATCATTCATGTACTTCCACAAGAATTCAAAGTAGATGAAGAAGGCGGCATAAAAGAACCCATTGGTATGTATGGCCGCCGATTAGAAGCAAGTTTCCATGTGGTGGTTGGTCAATCTGCATCGATCCGAAATGCGGGCAGATGCGTGAAAGACTCTGGATTAGAACTCTCGGGTTTAACGTTAGAACCTTTGGCTTCATCAGACGCCGTTTTAAGCCAAGAAGAAAAAGAAGCAGGTGTGGCATTGATTGATATTGGTGGCGGAACAACCGATTTAGCCATTTTTAAAGATGGAATCATTCGCCATACAGCGGTAATTCCTTTTGGTGGAAATGTCATCACTGAAGATATTAAAGAAGGTTGTTCGATCATTGAAAAACAAGCCGAACAATTAAAAATACGTTTTGGATCAGCTTGGCCCGGAGAAAACAAAGAAAACGAAATTGTTTCAATACCCGGATTAAGAGGTCAGGAAGCAAAAGAAATTTCATTAAAAAACCTGTCTAAAATCATTCACGCCCGTGTGGTAGAAATCATTGACATGGTTTTCTCTGAAATAAAAGCCTATGGATACGACAATCCACGCAAAAAATTAATTGCAGGAATTGTATTAACAGGTGGCGGATCAGAACTAAAACATATTAAACAATTAGTAGAATACATCACTGGAATAGACACGCGAATTGGCTATCCAAACGAACATATTTCAGGCGAATCGGCTAAATTGGTTTCGCGCCCATTATTTGCAACAGCAGTTGGATTGATGATGGAAAGCGACATTAACAATTCCCGAAGCCGTTTGTATGTGCAAGAGCATCCAGGTGTGAAAATTCAGCCAAAAGCCGAACCTTTCAACAACGCAAACGAAGCAAAAAACACTGGCATACAAATGAATACCATAACCGATAAACCACAGCATTCAGAACAAGAAACAAATTCTGAAGAACAAAATGATGTGGAACAAGGAACATCGGCCTATATTGAAAATCGTTTCCTTGGAAAATTTATAAAGAAGTTTAAAGATTTTATTGATAAAGCAGAATAA
- a CDS encoding GNAT family N-acetyltransferase yields the protein MEINHRKEESKGVFIATENSLKAGEMTYSKAGDDKFIIDHTEVNPEFKGKGVGKEMVLAAVDYARENGIKILPLCPFAKAMFDKNKDIQDVLV from the coding sequence ATGGAAATCAATCACAGAAAAGAAGAAAGTAAAGGTGTTTTTATTGCAACAGAAAACAGCTTAAAAGCCGGTGAGATGACTTATAGTAAGGCTGGGGATGATAAATTTATTATAGACCATACCGAGGTAAATCCGGAATTCAAAGGAAAAGGAGTTGGTAAAGAAATGGTTTTGGCAGCAGTTGATTACGCCCGCGAAAACGGAATTAAAATTTTGCCTTTATGTCCGTTTGCGAAAGCAATGTTTGATAAAAACAAAGACATCCAAGACGTTTTGGTTTAA
- the murG gene encoding undecaprenyldiphospho-muramoylpentapeptide beta-N-acetylglucosaminyltransferase → MKPNPRFIISGGGTGGHIYPAIAIANEIKAQIPAAEILFVGAQDKMEMQKVPAAGYAIKGLWISGIQRKITIDNALFPVKFLSSLLKSRKIIKEFKPDAVIGTGGFASGAVVKVAQQMNIPTVIQEQNSYPGITNKMLASKANAICVAYDGLSTYFKSNKIIKTGNPVRQDLLTIDTKRSEAQEFYGLNPDKKTVVILGGSLGARRINQLVEKELAFFKEQNVQVIWQCGKFYINDYKKHHNNEDVFVYDFIERMDLLFAAADVIVSRAGASSVSELAIVGKPVIFIPSPNVAEDHQTKNAKSITDKNAAVLLKETDLDQHFQEQMLRLLTNDQVAEALSKNIKMLALPNATKDIVNEIFKLVK, encoded by the coding sequence ATGAAACCAAATCCAAGATTCATTATCAGCGGCGGCGGCACAGGCGGACACATTTATCCGGCAATTGCTATTGCAAACGAAATTAAGGCACAGATTCCTGCTGCCGAAATTTTATTTGTGGGCGCACAAGACAAAATGGAAATGCAGAAAGTGCCTGCGGCGGGTTATGCTATCAAAGGATTATGGATTTCAGGCATTCAAAGAAAAATAACGATTGACAACGCCCTGTTTCCAGTTAAGTTTTTATCTAGCTTACTAAAATCGCGCAAAATCATCAAAGAATTTAAACCCGATGCGGTGATTGGAACCGGCGGTTTTGCAAGTGGTGCGGTTGTAAAAGTGGCGCAACAAATGAATATTCCAACAGTTATTCAGGAACAAAATTCGTATCCGGGAATCACCAATAAAATGTTGGCATCAAAAGCAAACGCTATTTGTGTGGCTTATGATGGATTATCGACTTATTTTAAATCGAACAAAATCATTAAAACAGGAAATCCCGTTCGTCAGGATCTATTAACGATTGATACCAAACGCAGCGAAGCACAAGAATTTTACGGATTAAATCCTGATAAAAAAACAGTTGTTATTTTAGGCGGAAGTTTAGGTGCTCGCAGAATAAACCAATTGGTAGAAAAAGAATTAGCATTTTTCAAAGAGCAAAACGTTCAGGTAATCTGGCAGTGTGGTAAATTTTACATCAACGATTACAAAAAACACCACAACAACGAAGATGTTTTTGTGTACGATTTTATAGAGCGAATGGATTTACTGTTCGCAGCAGCCGATGTGATTGTTTCGCGCGCCGGAGCTTCATCTGTTTCAGAATTGGCAATTGTTGGCAAACCGGTTATTTTTATTCCGTCGCCAAACGTTGCTGAGGATCATCAAACAAAAAATGCCAAAAGCATAACCGATAAAAACGCAGCCGTTTTGTTGAAAGAAACCGATTTAGATCAACATTTTCAAGAACAAATGCTCCGCTTGCTAACAAACGATCAGGTTGCCGAAGCATTGTCAAAAAATATTAAAATGTTGGCATTACCAAATGCTACAAAAGATATAGTAAACGAAATTTTTAAGTTGGTTAAGTAA
- a CDS encoding cell division protein FtsQ/DivIB, with amino-acid sequence MIKKINWFDVFLAFVIAALFALVAFANNRNNARYIEQIDVKLLSSNNHFITQEMVKNAIVQTFPRDSKIINSELNLNSIENKLNKHPMIAKSEVFVDVDGKLHAQVTQKTAMARVINGTQSYYIDENGDKMPLSQQFSAHVPVVYGTLNPKNKAAFAKMLNQINEDAFLKTAITGIKINNDQSLIFTVRDYNYLIEFGHLKEIEKKFDNYKAFVHYSKNDTLIGHYKNVNLRFTEQVVCTK; translated from the coding sequence ATGATTAAAAAAATCAATTGGTTCGATGTATTTTTGGCGTTTGTAATTGCCGCCTTGTTTGCTTTGGTAGCCTTTGCTAACAACAGAAACAACGCACGCTACATTGAACAGATTGATGTGAAACTGTTAAGTTCTAACAATCACTTTATTACGCAAGAAATGGTGAAAAACGCAATAGTTCAAACCTTTCCTCGCGATTCAAAAATAATAAACAGTGAATTGAACTTAAACAGCATAGAAAACAAGCTGAACAAACACCCAATGATTGCAAAATCGGAAGTTTTTGTTGATGTAGATGGCAAATTACATGCACAAGTAACCCAAAAAACAGCCATGGCAAGGGTTATAAACGGCACTCAATCATACTATATTGATGAAAATGGAGATAAAATGCCCTTGTCGCAGCAATTCAGCGCACATGTACCGGTGGTATATGGAACGCTGAACCCAAAAAACAAAGCTGCCTTTGCCAAAATGCTGAATCAAATAAATGAGGATGCATTTCTAAAAACAGCCATCACAGGCATTAAAATAAATAACGACCAATCGCTTATTTTTACGGTACGCGATTACAATTATTTGATAGAATTTGGGCATTTAAAAGAAATTGAAAAAAAGTTTGACAATTACAAAGCTTTTGTACATTACTCAAAAAACGACACCCTTATTGGGCATTACAAAAACGTTAATTTACGATTTACAGAGCAAGTAGTTTGCACGAAATAA
- a CDS encoding DUF2891 domain-containing protein: MKIQYLTYIVIFLLFSCKKSSYKEEINKNSKLKLELAEAQKIIALPLHCLEVEYPNKLGQVLNSSEELKSPKQLRPIFYGCFDWHSSAHGYWSVVKLVKQFPELDQDKTIDHLLTKVFTNENVAIEKAFFDQPHNKNFERTYGWAWFFKLQEELYTWKDNPKAQQWYQTLQPLENVFVERYLDYLPKLNYPIRTGTHDNTAFGMALSLEYAQTVGNTKLKDAITAKAKELYSNDTNCPIAYEPSGHDFLSPCLQEAWLMSKVLPQTDYKTWLQKFLPQLFDKNFDLEVGKVSDRTDGHLVHLDGLNFSRATCLFQIAKVLPELNHLRPIAEKHFNAAFPNISNDDYMGSHWLGSFALQALDAE; encoded by the coding sequence ATGAAAATACAATATTTAACTTACATCGTTATTTTTCTTTTATTTTCTTGTAAAAAGTCATCTTATAAAGAAGAAATAAACAAAAATTCTAAATTAAAATTAGAACTAGCCGAAGCACAAAAAATCATTGCGCTTCCGTTGCATTGTTTAGAAGTGGAATATCCAAATAAATTGGGACAGGTTTTAAATTCATCAGAAGAATTGAAATCTCCCAAACAGTTGCGTCCCATTTTTTATGGTTGTTTCGATTGGCATTCATCGGCACACGGATATTGGTCGGTAGTGAAATTGGTCAAGCAATTCCCGGAATTAGATCAAGACAAAACAATCGACCACTTGCTAACAAAGGTATTTACCAATGAAAATGTAGCGATAGAAAAAGCATTCTTTGATCAACCGCACAATAAAAATTTCGAAAGAACCTATGGTTGGGCATGGTTTTTTAAATTGCAGGAAGAATTATATACATGGAAAGACAACCCGAAAGCACAACAATGGTATCAAACACTGCAACCGTTAGAAAATGTTTTTGTTGAAAGATATTTGGACTACCTGCCAAAATTGAATTACCCAATCAGAACTGGAACACACGACAACACCGCGTTTGGAATGGCGTTGAGCTTAGAATATGCACAAACGGTTGGTAACACCAAATTAAAAGACGCGATTACCGCAAAAGCGAAAGAATTATACTCGAACGACACAAACTGCCCAATTGCGTATGAACCAAGCGGTCACGATTTTTTATCGCCTTGTTTGCAAGAAGCTTGGTTAATGAGCAAAGTATTACCACAAACTGATTATAAAACGTGGTTACAGAAATTCTTACCACAATTATTTGATAAGAACTTTGATTTAGAAGTCGGAAAAGTTTCTGATAGAACCGACGGGCATTTGGTGCATTTAGACGGTTTGAACTTTAGCAGAGCAACCTGTTTGTTTCAAATCGCAAAAGTGTTACCGGAACTAAATCATTTAAGACCAATAGCCGAAAAGCATTTTAATGCTGCTTTTCCAAATATATCAAACGATGATTATATGGGAAGCCATTGGTTAGGAAGCTTTGCGTTGCAAGCGTTGGATGCGGAGTAA
- the ftsZ gene encoding cell division protein FtsZ: MDQVFENLAFSPDLPKNKSNVIKVIGVGGGGSNAINHMYNQGINGVDFVVCNTDAQALNNSPVPIKIQLGLTLTEGLGAGANPEVGQQSALESIEEIEQILDTNTKMVFITAGMGGGTGTGAAPVIAQLAKDRDILTVGIVTIPFQFEGKVRQEQALRGVENLRKNVDSLIVINNNKLREVYGNLGFKAGFSKADEVLATASRGIAEVITHHYTQNIDLKDAKTVLSNSGTAIMGSAEASGENRAKEAIVSALDSPLLNDNKITGAKNVLLLIVSGENEITIDEIGEINDHIQMEAGHNANIIMGVGEDPNLGDAISVTIIATGFNVEQQKLIVNANDENKNKIIHHLGEEQKATADLLGNQAPVFSNTPSPEQPLQSNPTFSSAPKIVYNLDDDMGNQQNDIEKKTIVQTQTSNSVENHAAVASPSNQITAQQPQPVQPEAEAAQNVVKTVDIRNIVVNEPTFVIVKPKQVATETQAITNEQFSFDLQQQQDAFESNQQEFSFEIQKPVESAPQNKSDENEIIRYDLSDYMEVEDQLLGSKQTEEPVREEDAFSFTVRTEEPSVTPTRVIVDENASPMETSINDILRERAEERKRKMKEFNHKFNTASNQINDLEKEPAYKRMGVDLTQNPANNVSRTSVSSDRNNDVQLRSNNSFLHDNVD; encoded by the coding sequence ATGGATCAAGTTTTTGAAAATTTAGCATTCTCTCCAGATTTGCCAAAAAACAAATCGAATGTAATCAAAGTAATTGGAGTTGGTGGTGGTGGTAGCAACGCCATAAACCACATGTATAATCAAGGTATTAACGGAGTTGACTTTGTAGTGTGCAATACCGATGCGCAAGCATTGAACAACAGTCCCGTGCCAATTAAAATTCAGTTAGGTTTAACCTTAACAGAAGGTTTAGGTGCAGGTGCAAATCCTGAAGTGGGTCAGCAGTCAGCCTTGGAAAGTATCGAAGAGATTGAGCAAATTTTAGATACCAATACCAAGATGGTATTTATCACAGCCGGAATGGGCGGTGGTACCGGAACAGGAGCAGCACCCGTTATTGCACAATTGGCAAAAGACCGCGACATTTTAACTGTTGGTATTGTAACAATCCCTTTTCAATTTGAAGGAAAAGTACGCCAAGAACAAGCCCTACGAGGAGTGGAGAACCTACGCAAGAACGTAGATTCGTTGATCGTAATTAACAATAACAAATTACGCGAAGTTTACGGAAACCTTGGCTTTAAGGCTGGTTTCTCTAAAGCAGATGAAGTTTTAGCAACTGCTTCGCGCGGAATTGCAGAAGTAATTACACACCATTACACACAAAATATCGACTTAAAAGATGCAAAAACCGTATTGTCTAATTCGGGTACAGCAATCATGGGGTCGGCAGAAGCAAGTGGAGAAAACCGTGCAAAGGAAGCAATTGTTAGTGCTTTAGATTCTCCGTTATTAAACGATAATAAAATTACTGGAGCTAAAAATGTATTGTTGTTGATTGTCTCTGGTGAAAATGAAATCACGATTGATGAAATTGGAGAAATCAATGACCACATTCAAATGGAAGCTGGTCACAACGCAAATATTATTATGGGTGTTGGTGAAGATCCAAATTTAGGTGATGCCATTTCGGTAACAATCATTGCTACGGGGTTTAATGTAGAACAACAAAAATTGATTGTTAACGCAAACGACGAAAACAAGAATAAAATCATTCACCATTTGGGCGAAGAACAAAAAGCTACGGCAGATTTGTTGGGAAACCAAGCGCCTGTGTTTAGCAACACGCCATCGCCAGAGCAACCGTTGCAAAGCAATCCCACATTTTCATCGGCTCCTAAAATCGTTTACAATTTAGACGATGACATGGGAAACCAACAAAATGATATTGAAAAAAAAACAATAGTTCAAACTCAAACCTCTAATTCAGTTGAAAATCACGCTGCGGTTGCCTCACCGAGCAATCAAATTACTGCACAGCAACCACAGCCAGTTCAACCAGAAGCAGAGGCAGCTCAAAATGTTGTAAAAACAGTAGATATTCGTAATATTGTTGTAAACGAACCAACGTTTGTAATTGTGAAACCAAAACAAGTTGCTACTGAAACGCAAGCAATTACAAATGAGCAATTTAGTTTCGATTTACAGCAACAGCAAGATGCATTTGAATCGAACCAACAAGAATTTTCGTTTGAAATACAAAAACCTGTTGAATCTGCCCCTCAAAATAAGAGCGATGAAAACGAAATCATTCGTTATGATTTAAGTGATTATATGGAAGTGGAAGACCAACTTTTAGGTTCAAAACAAACCGAAGAACCAGTGAGAGAAGAGGATGCATTCTCATTTACTGTTCGCACGGAAGAGCCATCTGTAACACCAACGAGAGTGATTGTTGATGAAAATGCATCGCCAATGGAAACCTCTATTAACGATATTTTGCGCGAGCGTGCAGAAGAACGTAAACGCAAAATGAAAGAGTTTAACCATAAATTTAATACAGCGAGCAACCAAATAAACGATTTGGAAAAAGAGCCGGCATACAAAAGAATGGGAGTAGATTTAACTCAAAACCCTGCAAACAATGTTTCTAGAACTTCGGTTTCATCAGACAGAAACAATGATGTGCAATTGCGCTCAAACAACTCGTTTTTGCACGATAATGTTGACTAA